The sequence gtaAGATGTAACAAAAATAGGTACATATCAAAGcttcaacataaatacagtaagaaaGGTATGTCTAAGTTTCACTCTTGTAttaatgcagatttagtacatgtgCTTCGTGTGATATTCTTTGGAAAGAGTCATCAATGCACAGACCGATCTTGCAATCGAAACAGAAGACGAGCCTCTCTTTGCATATTGTTctcttaacattttttcttttacttgagtATGACAGAGTAGAATGTTCTCACGATTGATGTGCCCTTGGTGTTATTGCAAGCTACCACTGCACAAGAGAGTGATTTCCATatttcccctgacatgaacattgaAAGTTGCTTCATTGCGAACAATGCTTAGAGGAGCTACCATCTTTCTTGTCATCCTACGTGATTGCAAACATTTTTCCTTTGTCACATTGTCATCTGTATCACTTGATTCAaccaatggttcagtttcagtttgttctaaaactggctttacagcttcttgtttacacaccattgtgttgtggttgaaggctccaccccatTCATGAACATTCATGTGTTACCTTAGAGTgccaaaatgcatagaaatattcatgattcaTTACCATTATCCCAGGTCTGACTCCAGCTTAACTTTAATTGCATAGAATTCCAAGCCCAAATAACTCTTGGGGTTAACGTCAAGGAGATAAGAggataagaaaaatattttttaagtcaaCATTATTTCTACAAATTTAGTAGAAGTCCATTTACATACACTTAGTGTGGATTTTTTTAAAGCTCACTTTATAACTCTTGCACAGATTTTATACCAATGAGCTATAAATTTGACATCTcatttaagacatctactttgtgcaggacagaagtaattttttccaacaatgttgaAAAGTAAACCATTGAATTTAAACAATAAACTAATTTTTAGTGGAAGtcataaaaaatgtttctctgttttaagattcACAACCTTGCCAATTTTCAGAGAGatttggaaatttcaaaattgtgTAACAGATATGTaactgtcttgacaaatttctttgaagaacaaATGTGCTGAACTTCAACAAAATTAGTCAATAGATGATTTGTATTATGTGGGCAAACAGATAGGCAGACAGTTAGGACAGATGTGGCTATCACAGTAAATGCTTCTCACATTATATGCGAATGCACCTTAAAAGAGTACAATTTTTTGAGTTTGTATAGTGAACAGAACAATAATCACATTGTCTGATTGACCTCGAGAGTGTAAGTAGAGGAGCAGAAGTACATCTGCCAGCCATACCCGTTCAGCTAACACAGCCTCTACTAGCACAGCCCTGTAATTTTTATTCTAATATAAGGAAGAAGCTGCTTAAAAACCAGCTAAGGGAAACTGTTAGAGCAGCAGTTTTCAAGTTAACTTTGCGGGCCCACTTTGGGCACAGGTTTAATTAGTgtcattgtattattattaggtgaagttgttttcttctgttattttgcattcagaaaagttcAGAATTGTGAGATTTACatgtttaagaaattaaatttttttcctatAGCTTTAATGCTTAActatgttttgtcattttctttttaatttactttttatgttgAGAATATGAAAGCCCTTCTGTAAGTAAGTAAGTATGAAATGTAGAAATCAGTAGTGCCTCTGCATTAGGAGCAAATACTGCTAACCATCTCCCAGCAGATGATGCTGctgtataaaaattatataaGTAGTAACCCTGACTCAGTAATTGAGCATATTGCTAACATGTTCATAGCAAACTCCACTCAAacaccaaattattttttttttcagttttccttgCTGTGAtatgaaaagtattttttatggagtaagtgaaattttaaatgtgctttttggTGCTAGCCTGTTTCAGGTTGTGATCCTGTAGCGTTCTTGGCATACCTTAGCTAATTTTTGTACATGTTCATCCTAAAACTTCCAGTTCTGCCTTAAGGTTAAAAAGATAGGGTATTTTTAAATCACTCATCACTTTTAGGATTTTTTTGGATGCAATTTAAATGGTTCATGAACTTGTACATATGTTCAAGACAATTTAACACTTTGCTTATTGAACATAAATTGAAAATGTAGTgatattcatttgtgtttttgctttcaTTGGTATCAGGTAATCATGGCAGTTGAGTATTTGATATTGATGTTGAAATATCTATTAATGCGGTCCTTTCGTGGTTGTTTAGTTTGGCAATATTTTAAGCGAATAGAGATTAAGAGGcggcatgattgaagtgtttaaaattatggaaatACAGTGGATCGCAGTTGGGGACACAGTGAAACTTGATAagggcaaattttgcacaaatgtaacAAAGTTTCCCTTCCGACAAAAGGAATatattaccaagtagtgtggtggaaagTAGGCCTATGTGGGGACCTTcaagttttattgttattttgaacaaTCTAAGTGAATAGGATGGTCAAGCCATTGGCCTGAATGTCCTCctcttgtcacaattgttctaatgttctaatattttgtTCTTCCTTGGCTGCCTTCCAGTGCTGTTGCCACTGCTCCGATCTTCCACAGCTAATTCTGATAGTTTCTCGCCATGTCCACTGCCTTTAAATTCATGCTGCAAACTTGGTTAGTTAGGAGGGTATTGGCATActcattattttgttaaattgttaaaACAGACCATATTTTACAGGCAGTAGTTTAATTTTGCAAAGGCTGAGTCTGCTGCCAAATCGTTAAGATTTGTTATAGCACAATTTAAAGCCATATTACCTCATAGAACATTAATGCAACAACTTATGCAAAAGTTTACTAATAttagaagaaagacaaaacaattgaaactatttttattttttagatcaaATTACGCACAGAAAAAGGTAAACCAAAGCCTACAAAGGAGGAAAACAAAGGTCTTAGGCTTCCTTGACTACTACTTTAGCTCCCCACCAGATAACTTAGTGGCACCAATACTGGTCCATTTGTCATGAAGACCGGTATTTTGAGAGTTTAGCTTTTGAAGTAAATGAGATGTGGCTCAAAAACCACAGCAACATTGCCCCAAGTGGGgctttatttcaaacaaaaactTAGTGAATAGTGATATAAACACCTATAAATTATAACATAGTCATGCAAATGTAAAATGTCATGAAGCGTATAGATTAAAGCAATGTGAAATTCGTCTTTGAGTAAATAAATGGTCCGCTGACACTGTACAGTTAACTATAGCTGGTGTTCAAAAAATTCCATACATGTACTATAAGAGAGGAGGCAGAATGttgacattacagtatatgtgtgtttcTCTGAGATAACAGCCATATGTGCTTGATATTGCCTTATCATAAAATGGAATCATGAAAGTCCaccattaaagtatatatattctgTGACAACATTTCTTTGATGCATAATTGTACAATCAAGTAGAGATGAGCAGAGACAGTGTTTTTGGTAtatggtatttggtacactgtttTTATCCCTAAGTGTATGATGCCCCAAATAATTATACTCACTCTTCCAAATCTGTAAGCCCAGCTGGCCATCCACCAAAATTTAAACAAGAAATCCGTTTTAAATTAGGTTTTAATAGTATCTACTGTATGTTAATCTGAACCAGCCAGGAAATAAACTCCTACATAAACCTAGATAAACCTACATTAATGACTACTATGTCTGAAATAACATTTTGTTATtctagaaaaaatgtaattaaaagtaCATATCCTACTAAAGCCCAATGATGTGCCTTTGGCCAaagtttgtgtaaagaaaatagACAAAGATCTTCcttctatttattttagtataCTTGTTAAACATCAAAAGTTCTTATCTCCAAAGTATGATTAATGAAACATTGGTGCTGCCTGGAGCCTCCTGAAATTGTATAGTTAGCCAGTAGCTCTCTTTGCTATTTCAATGAGTCTAGTTTGCAAGCCTTGACATTTTTATCAAAAATCTAATGGACTGCAATTATCTATTGGACAGTACATGCCAATGAATATTTGTAACGTGTTGAGCAAAATAAAGGTAAGTGATTTACGCTATGCAGCTTTCTACATTTAAAATCCTTTCAAAGAAAAGTGATTTTAAGAGAAATTGGGGGACAGGTACTGTATAATGCATTTTTCCACTGGTTCTTAGCATACTGAAAGTTAAATTAGAGTGAAAAAGCAAGTATATATGTAACaggtattttaaaaattcttacCTCTGTGTCACTTTTATTAATAATGATCATCAGCATTAGAAAACTATGCATTATCCTTCAATATTAAATGCAAATCCAATAAGAATTgtaaatattttcacattttttggacTGTTCTCATATGAAAATTGTCTTTTAGTGAGGCTGCtactaacttttttttgtttttcttcttttcctcaaGGGGAAGTGCTCACAGATGTGCTACAATGTTTTCATAGTGGAGACCGTCTGTGTGGCGTGGTTCTCCCTTGAGTTCACGCTGCGATTTATCCAAGCACGTAGCAAATTTAACTTTCTGAGGACACCCCTAAACCTAATTGACATTGTGGCCATTTTACCTTATTATATCACATTGCTGGTAGATAACAGCTCAACAGGCAATAGGAAACTTGGATCTGGCAATAGCTATTTGGACAAAGTTGGTCTTGTACTTCGAATTCTCCGTGCCTTGCGAATACTCTATGTGATGCGCCTTGCCCGACATTCTCTGGGTTTGCAGACACTTGGGCTTACGGCAAGACGGTGCACCCGAGAGTTTGGCCTTCTACTGCTCTTCCTCTGTGTTGCCATAGCTCTATTTTCACCCCTTCTGTACCTCATTGAGAATGAAATGTCTGGATCTCAAGACTTTACCAGCATTCCTGCATGCTACTGGTGGGCAGTGATCACCATGACAACAGTGGGATATGGAGATATGGTTCCTCGAAGTATTCCTGGCCAAGTAGTTGCACTAAGTAGCATCTTGAGTGGCATCCTGCTGATGGCATTCCCTGTGACTTCCATATTCCATACTTTCTCAAGATCATATATTGAGCTGAAGCAAAAACAACAAAGGGTCCTCCATCAGTCATCCAAGTTCCTTACTAAAAGTAGCTCCCAACTCAGCAATGTTTCCCTGGAAAGTGACATTTTGTTCTCATCAGACTTAAGGGACAAAGACTAAATGGAATGCTGTATTTCAGGCTGTATAATGTGATGTGAAGTTATTACTGCCTTTAATGAATGTCAGTTTTCTGGCTTCTTGTTTAACTTGAAATTCACATCATGAAAAATTCTATAGTATTGTCTTAATTGAAAATGGACCCATGGTGGGAGTCTTTACAGTGTTGTCTGTGTAATCTTCAGCACAAAAATCCACTTTTTCTAATGGCATTTTGAATTTCTGATTATTTGTTAAGATTTTCACATGTACTCAGTCTTATGACCTCAGCTTCAAACAGGTTTGGAGGGTTCAGAAATAAAGTCAAATACGTTTCACCAGGATTCCCTAGATATGGTATGTGTCTCTAAATATAGTGTGTGGAGATCCCTTCAACAAATATATAAGCTATTGATAATGAATGTTTAGCATATTCCTCTTCttattattataacaatgtgcaaGAATACAGTTAAATGAATGCATTAGTGTGTCTAAGACAGAAATGTAGAATTACATAAAGATAGAATCATTCATTGTCTGACAATTGTTATTGTTGCATTTAAGATTGGAATGGATATGACCGTCTTTAGATCACAAAATAATAGAATCTGGAAGTGTTGTCTGGTGGTGATAAAAGAAatcctaaaaatattttaatgttttgtcgagtcatttttgaaaacattgcATACAGGAAATAGTCTAATCTGCGCCAATCAATCAGATTACACACAAGCCTTGGAAACTAGAAATTTGAATCCTAATAATTACTGTTTTCAATGCTGCTGCTTCCTCCCATTTTAGGCCAGTAGCAGGGTCTAGCTTACAGTATATGTTCTCCTGTTCATGATTCACAAGTCTCCATTAGTCAGGTTCACtttgagaacatgcagacttcacgcagggaggacccaggaagtgaacccgggtctcctaactgcgaagcagcagtgctacccactgtgccaccgcgcCTCCCTGAACTGGaaacaaaatatgtaatatatttattgGCTTTTTTTGGGCAAGACAAGCAGATGAATGAGCAGAGTTTAAACCTATTATTTTATGCACCTTTATTCCCTGtttgatgtccatccatccattttctaacccgctgaatccgaatacagggtcacgggggtctgctggagccaatcccagccaacacagggcacgaaccaatcctgggcagggtgccaacccaccgcaggacacacacaaacacacccacacaccaaggccaatttagaaccaccaatccacctaacctgcatgtctttggattgtgggaggaaaccggagcgcccggaggaaacctacgcagacacggggagaacatgcaaactccacgcagggaggacctgggaagcgaacccgggtctcctaactgcgaggcagcagcgctaccactgcgccaccgtgccgcccctccctGTTTGATGTGCCTCTGTGAAAAGAATGTTACTCTTTTAGGATGTTTTGGGCACTGCCCTTACTACGGTGACAGTATAAACCTACAAATGACAACGAACTTTGTAATTAAATAAAAGCCCAAAGCCTCTGTAGCTGAGCAGGTGTATTATATCTGTTCCTCACTTTCAGGTCAGGATGTATAGTCCTCGCTGACTGAATATTCGCAGCATTAAATGTGGTCtgaaaaccataaaataaaagatatttctTTAGTTTCAGGAGATGGTCTAGCACTTATGGAAGGGAACACCTatcagaaaattttaaaagtgtaCTGTATTTCAGAATCTTTGTACTTGCCTTGATATTTTTACAATAGCAATCAGACATATTATATAGTATTGTGTCAAGCTATCAATTCAAACATTATGAAATGTTATGAAATTTGaatatgaaatgtttataaattgGCAAAGATACAGACAAGTCACCCTAAACTTTCATACATGGCAAATGACTATTTGTCAACAAACACATTTGctattgtaaaattattttgtttattaatgatTTAAAGATAATAGAAGATGGACACATTTAGGTACATACAGATGTAGGACAGTAAGGAACATCACAAAAGATCAGTCTAGATTAGTTTAATATTCTTTCTCCATTTCTATCATACAAGTGTCAGAAATGTATGAATTACTGTGTATCTCCTCTTCTTAATTGTTGTCTAAAGGACTGCCTATAGACATTTTACTCATTAAATGCTTTTGCTGATTTCTGTTCTTTTCGCTTATTTAACGGATAAAGCTTTCCCTATTTTATGAATTTCTTAGTCCTGGTGTTCTTTGATATGGTGGTGATGATTTCCTTCACAGCTTATCTGCTCCTAGCCACCTCCCACCagctactctgtgtgtgtgtgtgtgtgtgtgcgtgtgtggtgtgtgtgtgtgtgtgtgtgtgaaggccGTTGGGGTGTAACATACTGTTTGAGGCTGCTGGTTGACCATGTGACAGCATCTGTTGTGCATTAATGGAAGGAGCAAGAACAGACCAGCATAAATATCAGTCAATTTTGATTGATATGATCTTATAAAATAGAGATCTTGATTCTACATACCGAAGCAGCCACTGTAATAGTTCCACAGTAAATTCACTCTTTGGCTGTAATTAAGTGTTAAGTTTCAGTGAAGAGCTGCTGCATCTCAGGTTTGCAGTTGTAGCTGAAGTGCCATGTCAAAGTGTCTCACCCAATCACAAAACTTCATTGTAAAAAACGTTAgcatctccacttgctgcagggacatcgaactgttggccgtaagtctgcatccctactacttgcccagagagtttggacacgtcattgtttttattgtttacatccctcctctggcggacgtggagatagcgggtgacatcatccattccactgttgctaaactacaaacacagcaccccgaggtgcttgtgctaatcgctggagactttaaccatgtgatgctggacaaaatgTTACTTGCCTTCTTCCAGTgttgtggattgtaacacccggggaaataggactattgacctacagtatgcaaatattaaatatgcatacagtgccaccctactgcctgcacttgggaaagcagatcataacctggttctgcttcagcctcactataaaccaagagtgagggagctgcctacaaccacacacttattcaggaagtggtcccctgaggcagagcaggctctgagagactgctttggaactacagactgggatatcctgcaggggtcacatagtgaaaaCATTGAGGATGTTGTTGACTGCTCTACTGACTACATGAACTTCTGTATGAATATTGAAGTTACAGTAAAAagagtatgctgctatgctaacaacaagccatggattacaagagacatcaaaggctttttgaagcagaagaaaagggcttttaaatgcattcatcagcatgagctcaagcgcgtgctgaaggaactccgagtccagttcAGGATGGTAAAGgaacagtacaggagaaagctagaGCAGAAGTtgtagaataacagcatgaaggaagtgtgggatgggatgaagatcatcactggctgcagctcgaagcgggatgccacaggtttgaccaccctaacccactctcacctcggagtactgcaccctccacccatccttctgctgataccagcataggaaagagtttccccccacccacaattacagcagcccaggtaagcagagagctgaggagactttgtgccagcaaagcagtgggtccagatggagtaacgccacgactgctgaaggcctgtgcattggagctggggagtcctctacagtgcatcttccaCCTGAGCCTGGAaaaggggagagtccc comes from Polypterus senegalus isolate Bchr_013 chromosome 14, ASM1683550v1, whole genome shotgun sequence and encodes:
- the kcng1 gene encoding potassium voltage-gated channel subfamily G member 1, which produces MTLLTGEGSDYDYRSLSCTSDNSINQIPFHESETVKGVFYQRAHLIPSSKDLYGSAHPGDRKHHAIINVGGIRYLLPWTTLDDFPLSRLGQLKFCTNFDEIMSLCDDYDVTCNEFFFDRNPGAFRTIMTFLRVGKLRMLREMCALSFQEELLYWGIEESNIERCCKKKYLQKIEEFDEINHKEELLEGDKPYETPAETRFGICMGKLRDMVERPQSGLPGKIFACLSVLFVTITAVNLSISTMPGLREEEESGKCSQMCYNVFIVETVCVAWFSLEFTLRFIQARSKFNFLRTPLNLIDIVAILPYYITLLVDNSSTGNRKLGSGNSYLDKVGLVLRILRALRILYVMRLARHSLGLQTLGLTARRCTREFGLLLLFLCVAIALFSPLLYLIENEMSGSQDFTSIPACYWWAVITMTTVGYGDMVPRSIPGQVVALSSILSGILLMAFPVTSIFHTFSRSYIELKQKQQRVLHQSSKFLTKSSSQLSNVSLESDILFSSDLRDKD